From the genome of Tautonia marina, one region includes:
- a CDS encoding MFS transporter: MNHEAGLLLDEEAERPSRVRYVVLLALAMAAVISYLSRVALAPAASTIQSQMGLDDREMGYVLGGFFLGYLWAQVPGGWLGDRLGARWGLALLSLLWSIATIGTALADSATSLWWTRAAVGFAQGGVFPISAKVITAWFPVDRRGIAGAVPTACMSVGSVLANGLTVLMIPVIGWRGVFHVYAAMGIVWAVLFGIWYRNSPREHSGTNEAERTLILGQWGPGRKSAKSHDGTIASGEEPASEVPAISTGRALTTMAISPGMWAFCGQSFFRAFGYAFFITWFPVYLERSRGLRIEDAGMLSMGPLFGVVVGSFLGGYWVDLILRRTGKPWLSRSGLSAGALLVCSLTMLAATWIHDPMGAVFLITIGTLFFGITGPTTWATTMDIAGGHTATVFAVMNMAGNFGAMACPVVVGYLFEEIRDTGGEWELVLYLFSVVYLAGAICWLVLDPTRSVVNRIRSKPS, from the coding sequence ATGAATCACGAAGCGGGACTTCTCCTCGACGAGGAAGCGGAACGACCGAGCCGAGTTCGCTATGTGGTGCTGCTGGCACTGGCGATGGCGGCGGTCATCTCGTACCTGTCTCGGGTTGCCCTGGCTCCAGCGGCCTCGACCATCCAGTCGCAGATGGGATTGGACGATCGGGAGATGGGGTACGTTCTGGGTGGCTTTTTCCTGGGGTATCTCTGGGCTCAGGTTCCGGGGGGATGGCTCGGGGATCGCCTGGGTGCGCGGTGGGGGCTGGCACTCCTCAGCCTGCTCTGGTCGATTGCGACGATTGGGACTGCGCTTGCGGATTCGGCAACGTCGCTCTGGTGGACCCGAGCGGCGGTCGGGTTCGCACAGGGCGGCGTGTTTCCGATCTCGGCGAAGGTCATTACCGCATGGTTTCCAGTCGATCGTCGGGGGATTGCGGGAGCGGTCCCGACCGCCTGCATGTCGGTAGGATCGGTGCTTGCCAATGGCCTGACGGTGCTCATGATTCCGGTGATCGGCTGGCGAGGGGTGTTCCATGTGTACGCAGCGATGGGAATCGTTTGGGCCGTGCTCTTTGGAATCTGGTATCGCAACAGTCCCCGAGAGCACTCAGGGACGAACGAGGCGGAACGGACGTTAATTCTCGGACAGTGGGGACCGGGCCGAAAATCGGCGAAATCGCACGACGGGACGATTGCAAGCGGAGAGGAACCCGCGTCTGAGGTCCCGGCGATCTCGACCGGAAGGGCACTGACGACGATGGCGATCAGCCCGGGAATGTGGGCGTTTTGTGGCCAATCGTTTTTTCGGGCATTCGGATACGCGTTTTTTATCACATGGTTCCCGGTCTATCTGGAACGAAGTCGAGGGTTACGGATCGAAGATGCCGGAATGTTAAGCATGGGACCACTCTTCGGGGTCGTGGTAGGCAGTTTTCTGGGTGGCTACTGGGTTGACTTGATCCTGAGGAGGACCGGAAAACCCTGGCTCAGTCGGAGTGGACTGTCGGCGGGGGCACTTCTCGTCTGCAGCCTGACGATGCTCGCCGCCACCTGGATTCACGATCCGATGGGGGCAGTCTTTCTGATCACGATCGGGACGCTGTTCTTCGGCATCACCGGTCCCACGACCTGGGCGACGACCATGGATATTGCGGGAGGTCACACGGCGACTGTTTTTGCGGTCATGAACATGGCGGGAAATTTTGGTGCGATGGCTTGCCCGGTTGTGGTCGGATATCTTTTTGAAGAAATTCGAGATACAGGTGGCGAATGGGAACTGGTCCTCTACCTCTTTTCGGTGGTCTATCTGGCCGGAGCGATTTGCTGGCTCGTACTCGATCCGACGCGATCTGTTGTGAATCGCATCAGAAGCAAACCATCATAA
- a CDS encoding dihydrodipicolinate synthase family protein has product MDFDRDRLSTVQLVPPTPFSPDGQAILPEVLEDFLRTVHHKGIRVVLPGAGTGEFHSLTASEVVSCVQAARKAMGREGIVVAPIGLGLHHALETGKGAIEVGADALLVMPPVHPYLSDSGVRDYFDFLMKKLPKPFLVYKKGPFPSDDLLVELGASDQFIGVKYAVNDLDAFTRFAAKVGGQLGLYCGTAERYAPFFHLAGATGYTSGAGNLCPRLTLAMHQALVEGRYQEAMRLLALLRPIEDGRARSADSYNISLLKTGLSLLGRDFGPPRPPQRQVTEQEAWEIKRLLDPILVAEAALDH; this is encoded by the coding sequence ATGGACTTCGATCGTGACCGACTCTCGACGGTCCAGCTCGTTCCGCCGACCCCCTTTTCACCAGACGGGCAAGCGATTTTGCCCGAGGTGCTCGAAGACTTTCTCCGAACGGTCCATCACAAGGGGATTCGAGTCGTTCTCCCGGGTGCAGGCACAGGGGAGTTCCATTCGCTCACCGCGTCGGAGGTGGTTTCCTGTGTTCAGGCTGCTCGAAAGGCGATGGGCCGAGAAGGGATCGTGGTGGCCCCCATCGGCCTGGGGCTGCATCATGCCCTTGAAACGGGGAAGGGGGCAATTGAGGTCGGAGCCGATGCGTTGCTCGTCATGCCTCCCGTTCATCCATATCTCAGCGATTCAGGAGTTCGAGACTATTTTGACTTCCTGATGAAGAAATTGCCGAAACCCTTTCTTGTGTATAAAAAAGGACCCTTTCCGAGTGATGACCTGCTAGTGGAGTTGGGAGCATCCGATCAATTCATCGGGGTAAAATATGCTGTGAATGATCTTGACGCGTTCACCCGCTTTGCGGCGAAGGTCGGGGGGCAACTCGGCCTGTACTGCGGGACGGCCGAGCGGTACGCCCCCTTTTTTCATCTGGCAGGGGCCACCGGGTACACCTCAGGAGCGGGGAATCTCTGTCCGCGATTGACGTTGGCAATGCACCAGGCGCTCGTGGAAGGTCGATATCAGGAGGCGATGCGGCTGCTCGCGTTGCTTCGACCAATCGAAGATGGCCGCGCACGGTCCGCAGACTCCTATAATATCTCGCTGTTGAAAACCGGCCTGAGTCTTCTCGGGCGAGACTTTGGACCACCACGTCCTCCCCAGCGCCAGGTGACCGAACAGGAAGCCTGGGAGATCAAGAGGCTGCTGGATCCCATTCTGGTTGCAGAGGCAGCCCTGGACCATTGA
- a CDS encoding acetamidase/formamidase family protein → MKHLPMGPLHYEFSRHHQPRLRIEPGETVMVESEDALSGQIRTNADRRDKTTMPYSNPLTGPIWIEGAEPGDALAVTIHEIRPTIGQCATRTADPKQLCEWLGNECPHGTHVCPIRDNVIYWSDSITIPYSPMLGCIGTAPDWGAPTTAPAGPHGGNMDLIETSPGNTIVLPVFVPGGLLSLGDAHAAMGHGELSATGLEMPAETTITVNLRKGMTIPGPRIESPSEIMAIASGAPMERSTAQAFAYLILWMESEFGWDRWRAYDLLTHVARISVGYYGIGTVAAKIDRRYLTGTQS, encoded by the coding sequence ATGAAACACTTGCCCATGGGCCCGCTCCATTATGAATTCAGCCGCCATCACCAGCCTCGACTTCGCATTGAGCCGGGCGAGACGGTGATGGTGGAGTCGGAGGATGCCCTTTCGGGGCAGATTCGGACAAACGCCGATCGACGCGATAAGACCACCATGCCCTACAGCAATCCCCTGACCGGGCCGATCTGGATTGAGGGCGCGGAGCCGGGCGACGCACTTGCGGTGACGATCCACGAAATTCGGCCCACCATCGGACAGTGCGCCACGAGAACCGCCGACCCGAAACAGCTTTGCGAATGGCTCGGTAACGAGTGTCCTCACGGCACTCATGTTTGTCCGATTCGAGATAACGTGATCTACTGGAGTGATTCGATCACCATTCCTTACAGTCCAATGCTCGGATGTATCGGGACCGCTCCCGACTGGGGCGCTCCCACAACCGCGCCCGCAGGTCCGCACGGCGGCAACATGGACCTGATCGAAACCTCCCCGGGCAATACCATCGTATTGCCTGTCTTCGTTCCTGGGGGCCTCCTCTCTCTCGGAGATGCTCATGCTGCTATGGGGCACGGTGAGCTCTCCGCAACCGGCCTGGAAATGCCGGCCGAGACGACCATTACCGTAAATTTGCGCAAAGGAATGACGATACCTGGGCCTCGAATTGAATCTCCCTCGGAAATCATGGCCATCGCCAGTGGAGCACCCATGGAGCGTTCCACGGCGCAGGCCTTTGCATACCTGATTCTCTGGATGGAGTCAGAGTTCGGATGGGATCGTTGGCGGGCGTACGACCTCCTGACGCACGTGGCCAGAATCTCCGTCGGCTACTATGGAATCGGCACAGTGGCCGCCAAGATCGACCGGCGTTACCTGACCGGAACCCAATCTTGA
- a CDS encoding amidohydrolase family protein, with protein sequence MIIDVHSHTWKYPEHFTDDFRIQASRAKAGEELDLTVRFEEYQQTSVPDVRTIVFGGKARLSGLWVDDHDVARYVAEHPDRLIGFLSLDPTQDGWERELSEGHQDLGLRGIKLMPMYAGFSPDDERLDFLWSYASQHRLPVLLHTGTTFVSQAPLDCTLPRLLDRVAIRFPDVKIILAHLGHPYEGECVAVIRKHPNVYADLSALHYRPFQLYQSLMLVQEYGVWKKILFGTDYPFTTVNATIEGLRGLNRMVEGTHLPRLDPDAIEEVIFRDSLPLLGLEALG encoded by the coding sequence ATGATTATTGACGTTCACAGTCACACATGGAAGTATCCGGAACATTTCACTGATGACTTCCGAATTCAGGCAAGTCGGGCCAAGGCTGGAGAAGAGCTAGACTTGACCGTTCGGTTCGAAGAATACCAACAGACTTCGGTGCCGGACGTGCGGACCATCGTCTTTGGCGGCAAGGCGCGGTTGAGCGGGCTCTGGGTGGATGATCACGACGTCGCGCGGTATGTGGCCGAACACCCTGACCGGCTCATCGGCTTCCTTTCGCTTGATCCCACGCAGGACGGCTGGGAACGGGAGCTGTCTGAGGGGCACCAGGATCTGGGACTGCGCGGAATCAAATTGATGCCGATGTATGCAGGGTTCTCACCAGATGATGAGCGACTCGACTTCCTTTGGTCGTACGCCAGCCAACACAGACTTCCGGTCCTTCTGCACACCGGGACGACGTTTGTGTCTCAGGCGCCTCTGGACTGCACGTTGCCACGATTGCTCGATCGCGTGGCAATCCGGTTCCCCGACGTAAAGATCATTCTGGCACACTTGGGTCATCCCTACGAAGGGGAATGCGTTGCGGTGATCCGGAAGCATCCCAATGTTTATGCAGATCTGAGTGCCTTACATTACCGTCCGTTTCAGCTCTATCAGAGTTTGATGCTCGTGCAGGAGTACGGAGTCTGGAAGAAAATTCTCTTTGGAACGGATTATCCCTTTACGACGGTCAACGCCACGATTGAAGGCTTGCGCGGCTTGAACCGGATGGTGGAAGGCACCCATCTGCCTCGGCTTGACCCAGACGCGATCGAGGAGGTCATTTTTCGAGATTCGCTCCCACTGCTGGGTCTTGAGGCTCTGGGGTGA
- a CDS encoding thioredoxin family protein, whose translation MTLTQRSRRSGIMVLAMVALVPMAAVANGIAWNHSYATARNSSVQTGKPILVSVSSRGCGWCKQLERTTFRDPRVVEMLNGQTVPLKIDANDPAHESLVEALGLQAVPTLAAITADGRIVANQTGYLDAREFLSWIRPVVGPAR comes from the coding sequence ATGACGTTGACGCAACGATCACGACGCTCTGGGATCATGGTCCTGGCCATGGTTGCGCTGGTGCCGATGGCAGCGGTTGCGAACGGGATTGCCTGGAATCACAGTTACGCCACGGCTCGGAATTCGTCGGTGCAAACAGGGAAGCCGATCCTTGTCTCCGTCTCATCCCGAGGATGTGGCTGGTGCAAACAACTGGAACGCACGACGTTCCGGGATCCGAGAGTCGTGGAAATGCTCAATGGTCAAACCGTTCCGCTGAAGATCGACGCGAACGATCCCGCGCACGAATCATTGGTCGAAGCGCTCGGCCTTCAGGCAGTGCCGACGCTGGCCGCGATCACGGCAGACGGTCGCATTGTGGCGAATCAGACCGGGTATCTTGATGCGAGGGAATTCCTCTCCTGGATTCGCCCTGTGGTCGGACCGGCGAGATGA
- a CDS encoding DSD1 family PLP-dependent enzyme gives MLLSSIGLTLEELDTPALLLDLVAFEANVQTMANHLGARKVQWRPHAKAFKSPAIAHELRRAGAIGVTVAKVSEAEVMASAGIEDILIAHMVVGPSKVARLAALQRRSDVKATVDHPDQLEPMGSAAVRAGVEVGILVDVDLGMRRCGVRSAEAAVELARRVSETPGLRFDGLMGYEGHTLFIPDPDAKRQAIDEAIGRLLAAKSAVENAGLPCRIVSAGGSGSYQFTADIPGITELQAGGGVFACRYYTEICRVAGHQPAIAVLATVVSRPEPDRAILDIGRKSISDFQTPPVLADHPGCQVLGLSAEHATVEVASGESLRIGDRVRVIPGYSDFTFVLHDRILAHRSGVVEACWPLLGRGMLQ, from the coding sequence ATGCTCTTGAGTTCCATTGGTCTGACGCTTGAAGAACTGGACACCCCGGCACTGCTTCTGGATCTTGTTGCGTTCGAGGCGAACGTCCAGACCATGGCCAATCACCTGGGCGCCCGGAAGGTTCAGTGGCGACCGCATGCCAAGGCTTTCAAAAGCCCTGCGATTGCCCATGAACTGCGAAGAGCCGGCGCGATTGGTGTGACGGTAGCCAAGGTCTCCGAAGCGGAAGTGATGGCTTCGGCCGGGATCGAAGACATCCTGATCGCTCACATGGTGGTGGGACCGTCGAAGGTCGCTCGGCTGGCAGCTTTGCAACGTCGGAGTGACGTCAAGGCCACGGTGGATCATCCCGATCAACTGGAGCCGATGGGGTCGGCCGCGGTCAGGGCAGGGGTCGAGGTGGGGATTCTGGTCGATGTGGATCTGGGAATGCGTCGGTGTGGGGTTCGGTCGGCGGAAGCGGCCGTGGAGTTGGCTCGTCGGGTCTCAGAAACGCCCGGCCTGCGATTCGATGGGCTGATGGGATATGAAGGACATACGCTGTTCATTCCCGATCCCGACGCCAAGCGACAGGCAATTGATGAGGCAATCGGGCGGCTTCTCGCGGCGAAATCAGCGGTGGAGAATGCTGGCCTTCCCTGTCGGATTGTCTCGGCGGGTGGTTCGGGTTCCTACCAGTTCACCGCAGACATCCCAGGGATCACCGAACTTCAGGCGGGTGGAGGAGTCTTCGCCTGCCGTTACTACACGGAAATTTGCCGGGTCGCGGGGCATCAGCCCGCGATTGCGGTCCTGGCAACGGTCGTGAGCCGTCCGGAACCGGATCGGGCGATCCTCGACATTGGGCGGAAGTCGATCAGCGATTTCCAGACACCGCCGGTCCTTGCCGATCATCCGGGGTGTCAGGTCCTGGGGCTCTCGGCGGAGCACGCCACGGTTGAGGTGGCCTCGGGGGAGTCGCTGCGGATTGGGGATCGCGTTCGGGTCATTCCGGGCTACAGCGACTTCACCTTCGTGCTGCACGACCGGATTCTTGCTCACCGAAGCGGAGTCGTTGAAGCATGCTGGCCGTTGCTCGGCCGAGGCATGCTCCAGTAA